A single Phragmites australis chromosome 4, lpPhrAust1.1, whole genome shotgun sequence DNA region contains:
- the LOC133916660 gene encoding SNAP25 homologous protein SNAP32-like isoform X1: MSISMYKKQSSLSTPIHRTNPFDSDSDSDVPSRPSRAQSVPVQRTDRSVQELEDYAVTKVEETSRKVNDCVRAAEAIREDASQTLLTLHRQGEQIVRSHQVASDIERDLSVSEKLLGSLGGLFSKTWRPKRNQPIKGPISENNSFVSTANCMEQRRRLGIAPTRQESPSPVRHSPATAMEKVQAEKAKQDDALSDLSNMLGQLKDMALDMGTEIERQNKALDTFGDDVDELNFRVKGANQRGRRLLGK, translated from the exons CATTAAGCACTCCTATCCATAGGACAAACCCCTTTGATTCCGACTCTGATTCTGATGTGCCCTCAAGACCATCAAGGGCACAGTCTGTCCCCGTGCAACGCACCGATCGATCTGTGCAAGAGTTAGAAGACTATGCTGTAACCAAAGTGGAAGAAACCTCACGTAAAGTAAATGATTGTGTCAGGGCTGCTGAAGCTATCAGGGAGGATGCTTCACAAACCCTGCTGACTTTGCACCGTCAAGGTGAACAGATTGTGCGGTCTCATCAAGTAGCATCTGACATTGAGCGGGACCTTAGTGTG AGTGAAAAGCTTTTGGGAAGTCTGGGCGGTCTATTTTCAAAGACATGGAGGCCAAAGAGAAACCAACCAATAAAAGGACCAATTTCAGAAA ATAATTCTTTCGTGAGTACAGCAAACTGCATGGAACAGAGGCGGAGGCTAGGAATTGCTCCAACACGTCAAGAATCTCCCAGTCCTGTACGTCATTCACCTGCAACTGCTATGGAAAAAGTTCAG GCTGAGAAAGCAAAGCAGGATGATGCACTTTCGGACTTGAGTAACATGCTGGGACAGCTGAAGGACATGGCACTCGATATGGGCACAGAAATTGAAAG ACAAAACAAAGCTCTGGATACTTTTGGCGACGATGTCGATGAGCTGAACTTCAGAGTTAAAGGGGCGAATCAACGGGGACGCCGGTTGCTGGGCAAGTGA
- the LOC133916660 gene encoding SNAP25 homologous protein SNAP32-like isoform X2 produces the protein MSISMYKKQSSLSTPIHRTNPFDSDSDSDVPSRPSRAQSVPVQRTDRSVQELEDYAVTKVEETSRKVNDCVRAAEAIREDASQTLLTLHRQGEQIVRSHQVASDIERDLSVSEKLLGSLGGLFSKTWRPKRNQPIKGPISENNSFVSTANCMEQRRRLGIAPTRQESPSPVRHSPATAMEKVQAEKAKQDDALSDLSNMLGQLKDMALDMGTEIER, from the exons CATTAAGCACTCCTATCCATAGGACAAACCCCTTTGATTCCGACTCTGATTCTGATGTGCCCTCAAGACCATCAAGGGCACAGTCTGTCCCCGTGCAACGCACCGATCGATCTGTGCAAGAGTTAGAAGACTATGCTGTAACCAAAGTGGAAGAAACCTCACGTAAAGTAAATGATTGTGTCAGGGCTGCTGAAGCTATCAGGGAGGATGCTTCACAAACCCTGCTGACTTTGCACCGTCAAGGTGAACAGATTGTGCGGTCTCATCAAGTAGCATCTGACATTGAGCGGGACCTTAGTGTG AGTGAAAAGCTTTTGGGAAGTCTGGGCGGTCTATTTTCAAAGACATGGAGGCCAAAGAGAAACCAACCAATAAAAGGACCAATTTCAGAAA ATAATTCTTTCGTGAGTACAGCAAACTGCATGGAACAGAGGCGGAGGCTAGGAATTGCTCCAACACGTCAAGAATCTCCCAGTCCTGTACGTCATTCACCTGCAACTGCTATGGAAAAAGTTCAG GCTGAGAAAGCAAAGCAGGATGATGCACTTTCGGACTTGAGTAACATGCTGGGACAGCTGAAGGACATGGCACTCGATATGGGCACAGAAATTGAAAGGTAA